The sequence below is a genomic window from Serratia nevei.
GAGGTGATGCTGGCCGCCAACCCGCCGCAGGCGGCGAGCCTGCCGCTGCCGGCGCCCAGCGGCGCATTGGCCGTGAATCAGCTGACCGCCGCTGCGCCCGGGGAGAGCGTACCGGTGTTGCACGGCGTCAGTTTTCGTCTGGAGGCCGGCGAGGTGCTGGGCGTCATTGGCGCATCCGGCTCCGGCAAAACGCTGCTGATGCGCCAACTGGTCGGCGCGCTGACGCCGCTCAGCGGCGACGTGCGGCTGGACGGCGCGGATCTCCGGCAGTGGGACAAACAGCAGCTGGGGCCGCATATCGGCTATCTGCCGCAGGATATCCAGCTGTTCGCCGGTACGCTGACGGAAAACATCGCCCGCTTTGGCCAGGTTGACGCCGAGAAGGTGGTGGCCGCCGCCGCGCTGGCCGGCGTGCACCAATTGATCCTGCATTTGCCCAAAGGGTATGAAACCGAGCTGGGCGAGGGCGGCAGCGGCCTGTCCGGCGGCCAGCGTCAGCGGGTGGCGCTGGCGCGCGCGCTGTATGGCTCTCCGGCGTTGGTGGTGCTGGATGAACCGAATGCCAACCTCGATCGTGAAGGGGAAGAGGCGCTGCAACGGGCGATCGAAGCGCTGAAGGCGCGCGGCACCACCATCGTGTTGGTGACCCACAAACCGGCGATCCTGGCGACGACCGACAAACTGCTGGTGCTGGCCGCCGGCCAGGTGCAGCACTTCGGCCCCAGCGACGCCATCCTGAAGAAACTGCCTGGTTTTGCGCCCGCTGCCGTACCGGCCAACGTCGGGCGCAGCAGCGGCGGCTTCAACGTCAACTACGCCAACTTTGCCAAAACGGCCAGCGGTGAACGAAAAGTATGAGCAATCAGAGTGTGATCCCCGGCGATATCGACGCCCTTTCCCGACAGTTCGACGAAGGGCGTCATCTGCGGCTCGGCGGCTGGCTGGTGCTGCTGGGATTTGGCGGCTTCCTGCTGTGGGGGCTGTTGGCGCCGTTGGATAAGGGCGTGCCGGTTTCCGGCAGCGTGGTGGTGGCCGGTAACCGCAAGGCGGTACAGCACCCGAGCGGCGGCGTGGTGTCGCAAATTCAGGTGCATGAGGGGGATCGGGTCCGCGCCGGGCAGGTGCTGTTGCTGATGGATACCGTCGACAGCCGCACCCAGCGCGATGCGCTGCGCAGCCAGCAGTTGAGCAACGCCGCGCAGCGGGCGCGGCTGCAGGCCGAGCGCGACGGCCTGCAGGCGATCGTTTTCCCCGCGTTGTTGCAAGCGCGGCGGGAGGAGCCGGAGGTGATGTCGTTGATGCTGTTGCAACAGCAGCTGTTCACCAGCCGCCGTGCGGCGTTGCAGAGCGAGCTGGCGGCGATCGCGGAGAGCATCGCCGGATCGCAGGCGATGCTGGAGGGGATCCGGCAGTCTTACGCCAGCAAACAGCGGCAAAAGGCCATGTTGCAGGAGCAGCTGGGAGGCATGCGCAAGCTGGCGGCACAGGGGTATGTGGCGCGCAACCGGCTGCTGGATCTGGAAGGGCAGTATGCGCAGATCGACGGCCAGGCGTCCGAGGACACGGGCAATATCGGCCGCCTGGGGCGCCAGATCCTGGAGCTGAAGCTGCGGGCGATCCAGCGGCGGGAAGAGTATCAGAAAGAGGTCAGCAGCCAGCTGGCCGAGGTGCGGATGAAGCTGGACGAACTGGATAACCGCCTGGCCAAGGCGGAGGCCGATCTGGGCCATACGCAGGTGAAAGCGCCGGTGGCAGGCACCGTGGTGGGGCTGAGCGTGTTCACCGAAGGCGGCGTGATCGGTGCCGGTCAGCAGCTGATGGAGATCGTGCCCAGCGATCGGGGGCTGCAGGTAGAGGCGCGTATCCCGGTCGAGCTGATCGACAAGGTGCAGGTGGGCTTGCCGGTCGAGCTGTTGTTCTCGGCGTTTAACCAAAGCACCACGCCGCGCGTTGAGGGCGAAGTGACGCTGGTCGGGGCCGATCGCCTGACCGACGAGAAAAGCGGTGCGCCCTATTACAGCGTGCGCGCCAAGGTCAGCGAAGCGGGCCTGCAGCGCTTGAACGGGTTGGAGATCCGCCCGGGGATGCCGGTCGAAGGGTTCATCCGCACCGGCGAGCGTTCGATGATGAACTACCTGTTCAAACCGCTGACCGATCGCCTTCACCTGGCGCTGACGGAAGAGTGAGCATGTCGGTTTCTCCACTGCCTTTCGCCGCGCCCGGCGCCGCCATGCCCTGGCGCCGTTGCCTGGTGCTGGTGCTGGCGCTGCACCTGCTGGCCGCGGCGCTGCTCTGGCCCTGGCGAGACAAGGCCGCGCCGCCGTGGGTGCCGCCGCCGGCGGTCATGGTGGTGATGGCCGCCGCACCGCAGGCCCCGGCCGAGGTAAAACAACCGCCGGGAGAAAGGACGCTGCCGCCTCAGGTTGAACCGCCGGCGCCGCCGGAACCCTTGCCGACGGTGAAGGTGCCTGAAGCCGTACGGCCGAACATCGCCGTAGCGCCGAAGCAGAAAAAACCGCCCAAGCCGGTGAAGAAAACCCTCCCGCCACGCACGCCGCCGCAGGAGAAAACGATCGCGCCGCCGAAGGTTCAGGAGCAAAGCGTCGGCGCGCCGCCGCCAGGCCGGGCGGATAAAACGGCCGCGCCGCAAACCCGCCTGACGCCCTATGCGCAGGCGGGGGAGGATAGCTGGCGCAGCCGTATCAACAGCCGCCTTAATCGCTTTAAGCGTTACCCCAAAGACGCATTGCGGCTGAAGCGCCAGGGCGTTGGGCAGGTGCGTTTCACGTTGGACAGGCAGGGCCATGTGCTGGCGGTGACGCTGGTCAGCAGCGCCGGGCTGCCGTCGCTGGATCGCGAAATCCAGGCGCTGGTCAAGCGCGCTTCGCCGTTGCCTACGCCGCCGGCGGATGCTTACGTCAACGGCACGGTGGAATTGACGTTGCCGATCGATTTCAGTTTGCGCGGCGCGGGTTTTTGAGCCGCGACAATATCTCCTCCTGATAAACTCATTTTTCAGCAGCTTGTCCTGTCATTCATTATTTTTGAAGCGTATCGTTATTTTATTTGGCGCGGATAAGTTGGCGTTCTGCGCGATATTTTCATTTAAAAAGCACGAATGCCTTTTATTTCGCGGCTGACAAAAAATAAACAGCTTGACGCTGAGGAGTTCGGGTTCTAGTTTTTAATTATAAAACAGGAACTGAGTTCCATATAATGGAACAAGGCGGATCATGACAACGCTGGAAAATGCCGCTGCGGTATTAAAACTCTTTTCTCAACAACGCGTGATGCATGGCCAGCCGGGCATTGCATTCAGCGACGTGGTGGGCCAACTGGCGTTGCCGAAAAGCACGGTATCGCGCCTGCTGCAGACCATGGAAAATCAGGGCATGCTGGAGCGCGATCCCGATAGCCGGCGTTACCGCATCGGCGCGCTGTTGCTGGCGGCATCCAGCCACTACCTGTCGATGCCGCTGGTGGACAGCCTGGCGGCCAGTATGGCGCAGCTGTGCCGCCAGACGGCCTGTACCGGCTACCTTTCGATATTGGAAGGGCAGGAAATCATGGTGATGCGCATGTTCCCCGGCCGCCACTTTTTGCAGGTGGTGACTCCGGCGGGTTACCGTTCACCGGCGGCGGAAACCTCGGTCGGCCGGGCGATATTGGCGCGTGAAAGCGACGAGCAGGTTCGGGCGCGTTACGCCGGCGGTTACCGGGCGACTTCGCCCAATGCGCCGCAAACGTTGGATGCGCTGTTGCAGAAGTTGCAGCAGGTGAGGCGTGAGGGATGGTCGCTGGCGTGCAATGAAACCCTGAACAGCATCAGTTCGCTGGCGACCGCGCTGGTGAACAAGCACGGCAGCGAGACGGTGGGGTTGTGCCTGTCCTTCCCCTCGCAGGGCGAGGAGCAGCCGTTTGTACCGGAAGTCCTGGCTGAATTAATCGCAGTCAGCCGCCAACTGGCGGAAAAATATGGCGATGATTATTGGCAGCAGATCAAATAACGCGCCTGAGCTATCGTGTTGCATCATAATTAACGAGCGCCGACACCAGGGAACTCATTAATTATATTTCACCGTATTTTATTGGTGATAAATAGATAGGGTAAATAAGAAAATAATCACGTTATGACGCCGGCAGTTCCAAATAATGGAACTGCCGCGGCGAGCTATCGCCTGGCGTTATTTCCGCCACGCGGCAGGGAATATTCAGGGAAACCAAGCATGAAATCAAATAATCCGCTAAAAGAGGCCGGCACGCTGTTGGTCATGGCGCTGCTTTCGGTGGTGGGAGCGATCATCGGCGTTCAGCTGATTACCACGCTGGGCGTGACGCCCAACACCTCGATCATCGGTGCGCTGATCGCCATGCTGTTGGCACGTATTCCGCTGCAAATGTTCCAACGCTACCGCTCGGTGCACACCCAGAACCTGGCGCAGACGGTGATCTCCTCCGCCACCTTCGGCGCGGCCAATTGCCTGCTGATGCCGATTGCGGTGCCTTACGTGATGGGGCAACCGCAGCTTATTTTACCGATGTTCTGCGGCGTGGCGGCGGCGATGCTGCTCGACGCCTATCTGCTTTATCGCCTGTTCGATACCAAAGTGTTCCCCGCCGCCAATGCCTGGCCGCCCGGCGTCGCCGCCGCGGAGGCGATTAAAGCCGGCGATCGCGGCGGCAAGCAGGCCTGGCTTTTGGTGGTGGGCGTAGGGGTGGGCATCGCCGGATCAATGCTCAAGATCCCCATGGCGGCCTTCGGCACCGCTTTTATTGGCAATATCTGGGCGCTGAGCATGTTCGGCGTCGGGCTATTGCTGCGGGCCTACGCCGAGCCGGTAGCCGATTTTGATATCAACGCCCATTTTATTCCGCACGGCGTGATGGTCGGCGCCGGCCTGGTGGCGCTGATCCAGGTTGCGCAGGTGATCCGTAGCCGCCGCGCCGATAGCGCCGGTTATACCCAGCCGGACAGTGCGGTAAGCAAAGCGCTCGGCCTGGGCGCAGTCGGCTACATCGCCATCGCCGCGTTTTTGGCTCTGGTCGGCGGGCTGTTTAGCGAGATGTCGCTGCCGATGTTGGCGCTGTTCGTGATTTACGCGGCGTTCGCCGCTTTCGTTCATGAGCTGATCGTCGGTATCGCCGCCATGCACTCCGGCTGGTTTCCGGCGTTCGCGGTGGCGTTGATCACCCTGATCGTCGGTATCCTGATCGGTTTCCCACCGCTGGCGCTGTGCATCCTGACCGGTTTTACCGCCGCCACCGGGCCGGCTTTCGCCGACATGGGCTTTGATTTGAAAGCCGGCTTCATCCTGCGCGGCTACGGCGAGGATCTGCGGCAGGAGCTGCTGGGGCGCCGCATTCAGCTGTTTGCGGCGCTGATCGCCTTCCTCATCGCCATTCCGGTGGTTTACCTCTCTTATCACAGCTATTTCCTGCAGGACCTGATCCCGCCGGTCGCGCGCGTTTACGCGAAGACCATCGAGGCTGGTGCGCAGCCGGGCATCGCCTGGAGCCTTTTGGTCTGGGCGATCCCCGGCGCCGTGGTACAGCTGATCGGCGGCCCTAAGCGCCAGCTCGGCGTGCTGCTGGCGACCGGCCTGCTGATCAACAACGCCTTGGCCGGGTGGGCGGTGCTGGTGGGCATCGCGCTGCGCGTAGCGATCCTGCGCCGTTGGGGCGATCGCGGCCGCACGCCGATGGAGATCATGGCGGCCGGGTTTATCGCCGGCGACGCGCTCTACAACTTCTTCAGCTCGATTTTTTCCAGCAAGGGCAAATAGCCCCTGCCGATGACATTGGTGAGGTAAAACGACCATGAGTTTGCAACAAACGCTGCAGGTTTTTGAATTGATGGATAGCGCATTCGTCAGCGGCCAGGACGTCGTCGATCTGTTTGCGCCTTACCCGGCGATCCGGGCCAGCACCTTGCGCGCCGACGGGCCGAAGGGTGGCACCGATTTCGTGCGCATCGAGATCCTCGGTAGCGCAGGCAAATTCGCTGGCGGTGCGGCGCCGACGCTGGGCATTATCGGCCGCCTGGGCGGCATCGGCGCGCGGCCGACGCGTATCGGGCTGGTGTCCGACGGCGACGGCGCGATCGCTGCCATTGCCGCCGCGCTGAAGCTGGCGGAGATGCAGCGTAAGGGCGACACGCTGCCAGGCGATGTGATCGTCACCACCCATATTTGCCCGAACGCGCCGACCCGCCCGCACGATCCGGTCGATTTTATGGATTCGCCGATCGATGACGTGACGATGAACGATAATGAAGTGGTGCCGGAGGCGGACGCCATCTTGTCGATCGATACCACCAAAGGCAACCGCATCATCAATCACAAAGGCTATGCGCTGTCGCCGACGGTGAAAGAGGGCTACATCCTGCGGGTGGCGGAAGATCTGCTGCGCATCATGGAGATGACCAGCGGCCGCCCAGCGGTGACCTTCCCGATCACCACGCAGGACATCACCCCTTACGGCAACGGCGTGCATCACCTCAACAGCATCCTGCAGCCCTCGACCGCTACTGCGGCGCCGGTGGTCGGCGTGGCGATTTGCAGCGAATCGGTGGTGCCGGGCTGCGGCACCGGCGCCAGCCACGAAACGGACATCGCGCTGGCGGCCAAATTCTCGGTGGAAGTTGCCAAAGAATTCGGCCGCGGCACCTGCCGGTTCTACGATGCCGCCGAATACGGCCAGCTGCTGGCGCTGTATGGCAGCCTGAGCCACCTGCAAAAAAGGAGATAGACCCATGACGGCTTCATTCGCCACGCTGACCCTCGGTCAGGCGCCGCGCAGCGATATCATGCCGCTGCTGT
It includes:
- a CDS encoding IclR family transcriptional regulator translates to MTTLENAAAVLKLFSQQRVMHGQPGIAFSDVVGQLALPKSTVSRLLQTMENQGMLERDPDSRRYRIGALLLAASSHYLSMPLVDSLAASMAQLCRQTACTGYLSILEGQEIMVMRMFPGRHFLQVVTPAGYRSPAAETSVGRAILARESDEQVRARYAGGYRATSPNAPQTLDALLQKLQQVRREGWSLACNETLNSISSLATALVNKHGSETVGLCLSFPSQGEEQPFVPEVLAELIAVSRQLAEKYGDDYWQQIK
- a CDS encoding DUF1177 domain-containing protein; its protein translation is MSLQQTLQVFELMDSAFVSGQDVVDLFAPYPAIRASTLRADGPKGGTDFVRIEILGSAGKFAGGAAPTLGIIGRLGGIGARPTRIGLVSDGDGAIAAIAAALKLAEMQRKGDTLPGDVIVTTHICPNAPTRPHDPVDFMDSPIDDVTMNDNEVVPEADAILSIDTTKGNRIINHKGYALSPTVKEGYILRVAEDLLRIMEMTSGRPAVTFPITTQDITPYGNGVHHLNSILQPSTATAAPVVGVAICSESVVPGCGTGASHETDIALAAKFSVEVAKEFGRGTCRFYDAAEYGQLLALYGSLSHLQKRR
- a CDS encoding energy transducer TonB is translated as MSVSPLPFAAPGAAMPWRRCLVLVLALHLLAAALLWPWRDKAAPPWVPPPAVMVVMAAAPQAPAEVKQPPGERTLPPQVEPPAPPEPLPTVKVPEAVRPNIAVAPKQKKPPKPVKKTLPPRTPPQEKTIAPPKVQEQSVGAPPPGRADKTAAPQTRLTPYAQAGEDSWRSRINSRLNRFKRYPKDALRLKRQGVGQVRFTLDRQGHVLAVTLVSSAGLPSLDREIQALVKRASPLPTPPADAYVNGTVELTLPIDFSLRGAGF
- a CDS encoding OPT/YSL family transporter, with protein sequence MKSNNPLKEAGTLLVMALLSVVGAIIGVQLITTLGVTPNTSIIGALIAMLLARIPLQMFQRYRSVHTQNLAQTVISSATFGAANCLLMPIAVPYVMGQPQLILPMFCGVAAAMLLDAYLLYRLFDTKVFPAANAWPPGVAAAEAIKAGDRGGKQAWLLVVGVGVGIAGSMLKIPMAAFGTAFIGNIWALSMFGVGLLLRAYAEPVADFDINAHFIPHGVMVGAGLVALIQVAQVIRSRRADSAGYTQPDSAVSKALGLGAVGYIAIAAFLALVGGLFSEMSLPMLALFVIYAAFAAFVHELIVGIAAMHSGWFPAFAVALITLIVGILIGFPPLALCILTGFTAATGPAFADMGFDLKAGFILRGYGEDLRQELLGRRIQLFAALIAFLIAIPVVYLSYHSYFLQDLIPPVARVYAKTIEAGAQPGIAWSLLVWAIPGAVVQLIGGPKRQLGVLLATGLLINNALAGWAVLVGIALRVAILRRWGDRGRTPMEIMAAGFIAGDALYNFFSSIFSSKGK
- a CDS encoding HlyD family type I secretion periplasmic adaptor subunit codes for the protein MSNQSVIPGDIDALSRQFDEGRHLRLGGWLVLLGFGGFLLWGLLAPLDKGVPVSGSVVVAGNRKAVQHPSGGVVSQIQVHEGDRVRAGQVLLLMDTVDSRTQRDALRSQQLSNAAQRARLQAERDGLQAIVFPALLQARREEPEVMSLMLLQQQLFTSRRAALQSELAAIAESIAGSQAMLEGIRQSYASKQRQKAMLQEQLGGMRKLAAQGYVARNRLLDLEGQYAQIDGQASEDTGNIGRLGRQILELKLRAIQRREEYQKEVSSQLAEVRMKLDELDNRLAKAEADLGHTQVKAPVAGTVVGLSVFTEGGVIGAGQQLMEIVPSDRGLQVEARIPVELIDKVQVGLPVELLFSAFNQSTTPRVEGEVTLVGADRLTDEKSGAPYYSVRAKVSEAGLQRLNGLEIRPGMPVEGFIRTGERSMMNYLFKPLTDRLHLALTEE